The following are encoded in a window of Natrononativus amylolyticus genomic DNA:
- a CDS encoding ABC transporter ATP-binding protein — protein sequence MTAPTLFEIRNLRKLYQTRSQGILSQLFGESAHLKAVDDVSFDINEGEILGLAGQSGCGKSTLGELLVGLQPPTDGEIRFRGENILEYDSDQMKAFREKCQVIFQDPYEALNPRFPVTRLVSEPLTIHGIRDRETRQARIMEALQDAGLRDPGKYLDKLPSELSGGQRQRVCIARALVLDPDFIVADEPVSMLDVSVQTAILNLFHELQEKRDLAMLYVSHDLSTINYLADRTMIMYLGDAVEIGPTKDVIHEPSHPYTESLLDAVPQPDPDRRRAGSQIQGEIPDPINLPSGCRFHPQCPYKSETCVTVEPPLEHKPLPQETESGNGPESHTTKRVACHHPVGEELGIDEAPSSGEHHEVNGEDSATGIER from the coding sequence ATGACCGCGCCAACGCTTTTCGAGATCCGAAACCTTCGGAAGCTGTACCAGACCCGCAGCCAGGGGATCCTCTCCCAGCTGTTCGGCGAGTCAGCGCACCTCAAAGCCGTCGACGACGTCAGCTTTGATATCAACGAAGGCGAGATACTCGGGCTCGCCGGCCAAAGTGGGTGTGGGAAATCGACGCTTGGAGAACTGCTGGTCGGACTCCAGCCACCCACGGACGGCGAGATTCGCTTCCGCGGAGAGAACATCCTCGAGTACGACTCCGACCAGATGAAGGCGTTCCGGGAGAAGTGCCAGGTCATCTTCCAGGATCCGTACGAAGCGCTGAACCCACGGTTTCCCGTCACGCGTCTGGTATCAGAGCCACTGACGATTCACGGCATCCGGGATCGAGAGACGCGCCAAGCCCGCATCATGGAAGCGTTGCAGGACGCCGGCCTTCGTGATCCGGGAAAGTACCTCGACAAACTCCCGTCTGAACTCTCCGGCGGACAGCGCCAGCGCGTCTGCATTGCTCGCGCGCTGGTCCTGGATCCGGATTTCATCGTCGCAGACGAACCCGTGTCGATGTTAGACGTCAGCGTCCAGACCGCGATCCTGAATCTCTTCCACGAACTCCAGGAAAAACGAGATCTCGCGATGTTGTACGTCTCGCACGATCTCTCGACGATCAATTACCTCGCTGATCGAACGATGATCATGTACCTGGGGGACGCCGTCGAAATCGGCCCGACGAAAGACGTCATCCACGAGCCGTCGCACCCGTACACGGAGTCCCTCCTCGACGCAGTTCCACAGCCCGATCCGGACCGTCGACGAGCCGGGAGCCAGATCCAAGGCGAGATCCCTGACCCGATCAACCTACCGAGCGGCTGTCGGTTCCACCCGCAATGTCCGTACAAATCCGAGACGTGTGTTACTGTAGAGCCGCCCCTCGAACACAAACCCCTGCCACAGGAGACGGAGTCCGGAAACGGCCCGGAATCGCACACGACCAAACGGGTCGCCTGCCACCATCCGGTCGGAGAGGAACTCGGAATCGACGAGGCACCCAGCTCCGGTGAGCACCATGAGGTCAACGGGGAGGATTCGGCGACCGGAATCGAGCGGTGA
- a CDS encoding gamma-glutamyltransferase family protein: MAADTDDLGRTIPDGPEDVSVAQSSEGVVATSNAHATRVAAEVLEDGGNAVDAAVALHMVLSVTEPDSTGLGAGGYVMYYDAEDEHTYFLDQQTRASRHAHPELLQTSNVYDRGLAAGVPGVVRGWDVALKRWGTRYFDDLAGPAIDLARNGHEVDRELSLRIHQTQDTLGENAREVYLDENGEPYQPGDLLVQEDKADALELIAAGGSEAFYQGPIAEAAAEYIQDLGGVVTAGDFARYYATVEAPTWITYRGHRIALNPNQMGAQSVAGALKILERFDFGEMGPGSADRYHLQNEALRHADYEAQRYFADPEFVDRPWQGALTEEFIDDKVDTISLDEVTSIEEQDPWEYQVGDAYRTAGHSTGDPGEPADPIDPANDPPESDGDAEDDDAEALEALSGTNHFTVADRHGNVLASTSTLGVGWVGGKMVPGYGFMLNVTGSYYGGPGAIDEVESDKRPWSNMSPTFVFDGHEPILTVGSPGATTMAPLNVLTNVIDHGMSVAEAIAHPRVDGTSWEDGVSEDVLAELEDRGWPMSGSWTDRGAVQTYARKPVPGRAGEPVVGGDPRRDGVAAAAGEDVRGPPAGRPGSGRGRATTDEDWGRPAAASSHPE; encoded by the coding sequence GTGGCGGCGGATACGGACGACCTCGGCCGAACGATCCCCGACGGACCGGAGGACGTCTCAGTCGCCCAGTCGTCGGAGGGCGTCGTGGCGACGTCGAACGCGCACGCAACGCGGGTCGCAGCGGAGGTCCTCGAGGACGGCGGTAACGCTGTTGACGCCGCCGTGGCGTTGCACATGGTCCTCTCGGTTACGGAACCCGATAGCACGGGTCTCGGCGCTGGGGGCTACGTCATGTACTATGACGCCGAGGACGAGCACACCTACTTCCTCGACCAGCAGACACGTGCCTCGAGGCACGCCCACCCTGAGCTCCTGCAGACAAGTAATGTCTACGACCGCGGGCTGGCGGCCGGCGTCCCCGGGGTCGTCAGGGGCTGGGACGTCGCCCTCAAACGCTGGGGCACCCGGTATTTCGACGACCTCGCCGGGCCGGCGATCGACCTTGCGCGGAACGGCCACGAGGTCGACCGCGAACTCTCGCTCCGGATCCACCAGACGCAGGACACCCTCGGCGAGAACGCCCGCGAGGTCTACCTCGACGAGAACGGCGAACCCTACCAGCCGGGCGACCTGCTCGTCCAGGAAGACAAGGCCGACGCGCTGGAGCTGATCGCGGCGGGCGGCTCCGAGGCGTTCTACCAGGGCCCGATCGCCGAGGCCGCGGCGGAGTACATCCAGGACCTCGGCGGCGTCGTTACGGCGGGCGACTTCGCGCGCTACTACGCCACGGTGGAGGCGCCGACCTGGATCACGTACCGCGGCCACCGGATCGCTCTGAACCCGAACCAGATGGGTGCCCAGTCCGTTGCGGGCGCGCTCAAAATCCTCGAGCGGTTCGACTTCGGCGAGATGGGCCCGGGCTCCGCGGATCGCTACCACCTGCAGAACGAGGCGCTGCGCCACGCCGACTACGAGGCCCAGCGCTACTTCGCCGATCCCGAGTTCGTCGACCGGCCGTGGCAGGGCGCGCTCACCGAGGAGTTCATCGACGACAAGGTCGACACGATCTCGCTCGACGAGGTCACGAGCATCGAGGAGCAGGATCCGTGGGAGTACCAGGTCGGCGACGCCTACCGCACGGCGGGCCACAGCACCGGGGATCCCGGCGAGCCCGCCGACCCGATCGACCCGGCGAACGACCCACCGGAGTCTGACGGCGACGCGGAGGACGACGACGCAGAGGCACTGGAGGCGCTCTCCGGGACCAACCACTTCACGGTGGCTGACCGCCACGGCAATGTCCTCGCGAGCACGTCGACGCTCGGCGTCGGCTGGGTCGGCGGCAAAATGGTCCCCGGCTACGGCTTCATGCTGAACGTCACCGGGTCGTACTACGGCGGTCCGGGCGCCATCGACGAGGTCGAATCGGACAAACGGCCGTGGAGCAACATGAGCCCCACGTTCGTCTTCGACGGCCACGAGCCGATCCTGACGGTCGGCTCACCCGGCGCGACGACGATGGCGCCGCTGAACGTCCTGACCAACGTCATCGACCACGGAATGTCCGTCGCCGAGGCCATCGCCCACCCGCGGGTCGACGGCACCTCCTGGGAGGACGGCGTCTCCGAGGACGTACTCGCCGAACTCGAGGACCGCGGCTGGCCGATGTCCGGCTCCTGGACCGACCGCGGCGCGGTCCAGACGTACGCCCGAAAGCCCGTCCCGGGTCGCGCCGGCGAGCCCGTGGTCGGCGGCGACCCGCGGCGTGACGGCGTCGCGGCCGCTGCGGGCGAGGATGTCCGGGGGCCGCCGGCCGGCCGGCCCGGGAGCGGACGCGGCCGCGCCACGACGGACGAGGACTGGGGCCGCCCCGCCGCCGCCTCATCTCACCCCGAGTAG
- a CDS encoding sodium-dependent transporter, with the protein MADVPAKTARAEWGSRFGFLMAMIGAMVGAGNIWRFPYVMGDNGGGAFVVAFLVLLFLLAVPGLMAEVALGRYTGKGVIGAFRDVLGPGGLVGLGVVVLLVNIALMSYYSPVIAWTLYYAAHSLLFSFTATGFEAEPFMLDLFANPALMIGLHTVVMGSIAAILILGIRRGVERVVVYAVPALVIALVVMTIRGLTLDGATEGIAFAFTVDWEFLTYSDTWIAALGQALFSTGLGWGIALTVGSYLREYDDVPLGGGVFTAIGESSIGILAALAIFPIVFAVGVEPDAGAGLAFVSLVQVFPEIPLGGIVAILFFVGFFLATFTSGLLITEVSVTTLAEETQFDRTQTVLGVCGGIWLLGIPSAYSVDILDYLDFVFGNWGLPLATLAIIGVIGWALGPERLRVLAVNQNAGIYVGKWWDPVIKFVIPAVMIFIMAYFAVENFGSPEMIGGMLVIVLFPIIGYAIMSIVEGRSGQPDPADVTGGDD; encoded by the coding sequence ATGGCAGACGTACCGGCGAAGACGGCTCGAGCCGAGTGGGGCTCTCGGTTCGGGTTCCTGATGGCGATGATCGGCGCCATGGTGGGCGCGGGGAACATCTGGCGGTTCCCGTACGTGATGGGCGACAACGGCGGCGGCGCGTTCGTCGTCGCCTTCCTCGTCCTGTTGTTCCTGCTCGCGGTGCCGGGACTGATGGCCGAGGTCGCCCTCGGTCGGTACACGGGCAAGGGCGTTATCGGCGCGTTCCGTGACGTCCTCGGTCCCGGTGGGCTGGTCGGCCTCGGCGTGGTCGTCCTGCTGGTGAACATCGCACTGATGTCGTACTACTCGCCGGTCATCGCGTGGACGCTGTACTACGCGGCTCACTCGCTGCTGTTCTCGTTCACCGCAACCGGCTTCGAGGCCGAGCCGTTCATGCTCGATCTGTTCGCCAACCCGGCGCTCATGATCGGGCTTCACACGGTCGTGATGGGTAGTATCGCGGCGATCCTCATCCTCGGTATCCGACGCGGCGTCGAGCGAGTCGTCGTCTACGCGGTGCCCGCGCTCGTGATTGCCCTCGTCGTCATGACGATTCGGGGACTCACGCTTGACGGCGCCACCGAGGGGATCGCCTTCGCGTTCACGGTCGACTGGGAATTCTTGACGTACAGCGACACCTGGATCGCGGCGCTCGGCCAGGCGCTGTTCTCGACCGGCCTGGGCTGGGGGATCGCGTTGACTGTCGGGAGCTACCTCCGCGAGTACGACGACGTCCCCCTCGGCGGCGGCGTGTTCACCGCGATCGGCGAGTCGAGCATCGGCATCCTCGCGGCGCTGGCGATCTTCCCGATCGTCTTCGCCGTCGGCGTCGAACCCGACGCCGGTGCGGGCCTCGCGTTCGTCTCGCTCGTCCAGGTGTTCCCCGAGATTCCGCTGGGTGGGATCGTCGCCATCCTGTTCTTCGTGGGCTTTTTCCTCGCCACCTTCACGTCGGGGCTGTTGATCACCGAGGTGAGCGTCACGACGCTGGCCGAGGAGACCCAATTCGATCGCACCCAGACCGTTCTCGGCGTTTGTGGCGGCATCTGGCTGCTCGGCATCCCGAGTGCGTACTCCGTGGACATCCTCGACTACCTGGACTTCGTCTTCGGGAACTGGGGGCTCCCCCTCGCAACGCTCGCGATCATCGGCGTCATCGGGTGGGCGCTCGGCCCCGAACGACTTCGGGTGCTCGCGGTCAACCAGAACGCCGGCATCTACGTCGGCAAGTGGTGGGACCCCGTGATCAAGTTCGTGATCCCCGCCGTGATGATCTTCATCATGGCGTACTTCGCCGTCGAGAACTTCGGCAGCCCCGAGATGATCGGCGGGATGCTCGTCATCGTCCTCTTCCCGATCATCGGCTACGCGATCATGTCCATCGTCGAGGGTCGCAGCGGACAACCCGATCCGGCCGACGTGACCGGAGGTGACGACTGA
- a CDS encoding gamma-glutamyltransferase family protein, whose translation MERRTFIKGTASTAAAAGLLSQGAVADEHDVTEEYPGRAIPRGPEDIPTARSRRGVVSSLHPEATQAGLDVLEDGGNAVDAAAVMQAVLAVVAPNSTGLAGGGFMTVYSAETGRTHLLNYRDRAPTAASGELHAESGIGRVHGVPGVPRGMDFSLKRWGTRDFEEVFDSAIDLAENGVEVDLEFARRLNNTWENLGQTAREAFSPDGQGEEPLQEGDTMVQPGQANTMTLLRDEGVEAFYQGEIAEAIAETVQDHGGYMTVDDIARYRVVEDRANWVEFGGVDFAFFPSVGGYEIPLILRVLEELDVDDLESGTSEFYHRYLEAMRMANADGNTLGDHHFVDIPNRGFFSDGYLEERASLVNPDAHNPATHDAGDPWDYQPGSPYRSTGHPSTGELEHEPFDPEDLDQTTHFVVADEAGNVVAWTSTLSVAFVSGNMVPDYGMMLSYSIGGFSLSPGPTELQPLKRRQTQMCPTIGLRRGEPVVATGSPGPTVAAVSQVLTHLYAFDMDLDEALAEPRVEAGWGGSFGWEETLDEAVRDDLEAKGHSASGSPGDTGMANTLIVEPNGTYEAAADPRRDAYVGAIDDGRGPRGPPEDRPRGPPRDVPPEREDDVPPGQSDDAPGRDG comes from the coding sequence ATGGAACGACGTACATTCATCAAAGGAACGGCGAGTACTGCAGCCGCGGCGGGCCTGCTTTCGCAGGGAGCCGTCGCTGACGAGCACGACGTCACCGAAGAGTACCCAGGGCGCGCGATCCCCCGGGGGCCGGAGGACATCCCGACGGCGCGCTCACGCCGCGGGGTCGTATCGTCGCTGCACCCGGAGGCGACGCAGGCGGGCCTGGACGTGCTCGAGGACGGCGGCAACGCCGTGGACGCGGCGGCGGTCATGCAAGCGGTGCTCGCGGTCGTCGCACCGAACTCGACGGGGCTGGCCGGCGGCGGTTTCATGACCGTCTACTCGGCCGAGACCGGCCGCACGCACCTGCTGAACTACCGCGACCGGGCGCCGACGGCCGCCTCGGGCGAGCTGCACGCCGAGAGCGGCATCGGACGGGTCCACGGCGTCCCGGGCGTCCCGCGCGGGATGGACTTCTCGCTGAAGCGCTGGGGCACCCGGGACTTCGAGGAAGTCTTCGACTCGGCGATCGACCTCGCGGAGAACGGTGTCGAAGTCGACCTCGAGTTCGCCCGCCGGCTCAACAACACCTGGGAGAACCTGGGACAGACCGCCCGGGAGGCGTTCAGCCCCGACGGCCAGGGCGAGGAGCCGCTTCAGGAGGGCGACACGATGGTCCAGCCCGGCCAGGCGAACACGATGACGCTCCTGCGTGACGAGGGCGTCGAGGCGTTCTACCAGGGCGAGATCGCAGAGGCCATCGCGGAGACCGTCCAGGATCACGGCGGCTACATGACCGTCGACGACATCGCTCGCTACCGGGTCGTCGAGGACCGCGCGAATTGGGTCGAGTTCGGCGGCGTCGACTTCGCGTTCTTCCCCTCCGTCGGGGGCTACGAGATCCCGCTGATCCTGCGGGTCCTCGAGGAACTGGACGTCGACGACCTCGAGTCGGGCACCTCCGAGTTCTACCACCGGTATCTCGAGGCGATGCGAATGGCGAACGCCGACGGGAACACGCTCGGCGACCACCACTTCGTCGACATCCCGAATCGCGGGTTCTTCTCGGACGGCTACCTCGAAGAGCGCGCGAGCCTGGTCAACCCGGACGCCCACAACCCGGCCACCCACGACGCTGGCGATCCGTGGGACTACCAGCCGGGTTCCCCGTACCGCTCCACCGGTCACCCGTCGACGGGCGAGCTCGAACACGAGCCGTTCGACCCCGAGGACCTCGATCAGACGACCCACTTCGTTGTGGCCGACGAAGCGGGCAACGTCGTCGCCTGGACGAGCACGCTGTCGGTCGCGTTCGTCTCCGGCAACATGGTCCCCGACTACGGCATGATGCTCTCGTACTCGATCGGTGGCTTCTCGCTGAGCCCCGGTCCGACGGAGCTCCAGCCGCTCAAGCGCCGCCAGACCCAGATGTGTCCGACGATCGGCCTCCGACGGGGCGAGCCGGTCGTCGCGACGGGCTCGCCCGGCCCCACGGTTGCGGCGGTCTCACAGGTGCTCACCCACCTCTACGCCTTCGATATGGACCTCGATGAGGCACTGGCCGAACCCCGCGTCGAAGCCGGCTGGGGCGGCAGCTTCGGTTGGGAGGAGACCCTCGACGAGGCGGTCCGCGACGACCTGGAGGCAAAGGGCCACAGCGCCTCCGGCTCGCCGGGCGACACCGGCATGGCGAACACGCTGATCGTCGAGCCGAACGGCACCTACGAGGCGGCCGCGGATCCGCGCCGCGACGCCTACGTCGGCGCGATCGACGACGGTCGCGGCCCACGTGGCCCGCCCGAGGACCGCCCGCGTGGCCCGCCACGCGACGTGCCACCGGAGCGTGAGGACGACGTCCCACCGGGACAGTCCGACGACGCGCCCGGCAGGGACGGCTGA
- a CDS encoding gamma-glutamyltransferase family protein, whose product MTLHRRDLLKGTAGAIAAAGVLSQTTAADEEWADELAREIPDADEISTATSRDGVASTAHPLATDAAIEVLEDGGNAYDAAAAAQLVLSVVVPNGTGLAAEARLHAYNAEEDNTYLVNGLGRAAGAAQPDMFLDDDGNYLGTGEIYDRGLAHGVPGSIRLLDTALKRWGTRYFDELADRAIDLAEEGWEIDRELSLRIHQTQDTLNEAARDVYLDENGDPLEPGDRLVQADKADTLRLIAEGGSGAFYRGEIAEATTDFIQEMGGITTMEDFERYQVSVGHPVWFEYDGYQVASEYNVGLAMRLLDGFDLADLDPKDPQRYHLLLEAQSRARADAGTYVNDYEYADIPQQGLLSDEYTEDRRDEIDPERATGAGAGDPWAYQPGDAYDTGGHVPQTTADVESLGAADGGDEYRTNSFVVADAEGNVVTHSSSLGVGWNAGNMVPGYGFMLSVIQSYFSPFPTDGVGDALPNKRVPMAQIMTHTIVFEDGRPILTADSPGSNQAAPLQVLLNVLEHDMDLAEAVAEPRVKGGNWEDGVPKEARDALEEMGHNLADDWSDLGSVQSIHRQDRGRRPRWTAAADARRDGSAGSVGDSPGRSN is encoded by the coding sequence ATGACACTACACCGACGCGACCTACTGAAAGGAACAGCCGGAGCGATCGCCGCCGCTGGCGTGCTCTCGCAGACGACCGCCGCCGACGAGGAGTGGGCGGACGAACTGGCACGGGAGATCCCCGACGCGGACGAGATTTCGACCGCGACCTCGCGCGACGGCGTCGCGAGCACCGCCCACCCCCTCGCAACCGACGCGGCAATCGAGGTCCTCGAGGACGGCGGTAACGCGTACGATGCGGCCGCCGCCGCCCAGCTAGTTTTGAGCGTGGTCGTGCCCAACGGCACCGGCCTCGCCGCCGAGGCGCGGCTGCACGCGTACAACGCCGAGGAGGACAACACTTACCTCGTTAACGGGCTCGGTCGCGCCGCGGGCGCGGCGCAGCCGGACATGTTCCTCGACGACGACGGGAACTATCTCGGAACCGGGGAGATCTACGACCGCGGGCTCGCCCACGGCGTCCCCGGCTCGATCCGGCTCCTCGACACCGCCCTCAAGCGCTGGGGGACCAGGTACTTCGACGAGCTGGCCGACCGGGCTATCGACCTCGCCGAGGAGGGCTGGGAGATCGACCGCGAGCTCTCGCTCCGGATCCACCAGACCCAGGACACCCTCAACGAGGCCGCTCGCGACGTCTACCTCGACGAGAACGGTGATCCGCTCGAGCCCGGCGACCGGCTCGTCCAGGCGGACAAGGCCGACACGCTGCGACTCATCGCCGAGGGGGGCTCAGGCGCCTTCTACCGGGGCGAGATCGCCGAGGCGACCACCGACTTCATCCAGGAGATGGGCGGCATCACCACGATGGAGGACTTCGAGCGCTACCAGGTATCCGTCGGTCACCCGGTCTGGTTCGAGTACGACGGCTACCAGGTCGCCAGCGAGTACAACGTGGGCCTCGCGATGCGACTCCTCGACGGCTTCGACCTCGCCGACCTCGACCCGAAGGACCCCCAGCGCTACCACCTGCTGCTCGAGGCCCAGAGCAGAGCCAGGGCCGACGCGGGCACGTACGTAAACGACTACGAGTACGCGGACATCCCCCAACAGGGGCTGCTGAGCGACGAGTACACGGAGGACCGTCGGGACGAGATCGATCCCGAGCGGGCGACCGGCGCGGGTGCGGGCGACCCGTGGGCGTACCAGCCCGGCGACGCCTACGACACCGGCGGCCACGTCCCGCAGACGACGGCGGACGTCGAGTCGCTCGGGGCCGCGGACGGCGGGGACGAGTACCGCACGAACTCGTTCGTCGTCGCCGACGCGGAGGGGAACGTCGTCACCCACTCCAGCTCGCTTGGCGTCGGCTGGAACGCCGGCAATATGGTCCCCGGCTACGGCTTCATGCTCTCGGTGATCCAGTCGTACTTCAGCCCGTTCCCGACCGACGGCGTCGGCGATGCCTTGCCGAACAAACGCGTCCCTATGGCCCAGATCATGACGCATACGATCGTCTTCGAGGACGGCCGGCCGATCCTGACCGCCGACTCACCGGGGTCGAACCAGGCGGCGCCGTTGCAGGTGCTCCTGAACGTCCTCGAACACGACATGGACCTCGCTGAGGCCGTCGCCGAGCCACGGGTGAAAGGCGGGAACTGGGAGGACGGCGTTCCGAAGGAGGCCCGCGATGCGCTCGAAGAGATGGGCCACAACCTCGCCGACGACTGGTCCGACCTCGGCTCGGTCCAGTCGATCCATCGGCAGGACCGCGGCCGCAGACCGCGGTGGACGGCCGCCGCAGACGCCAGACGCGACGGCAGCGCCGGCAGCGTCGGAGACTCGCCCGGGCGATCGAACTAA
- a CDS encoding bacterio-opsin activator domain-containing protein, whose protein sequence is MSNVTSEPTADGQITFDHVVATSDRAHLVYGTMTPDARATLDALADQAADLDSMTVISEADDRVRFEARFAELPLRSAVASRGGSVEEVRLEDGDLHLQFHLPPSVDVPALTETVHATYPTVQFLAKRQVPRPRDSVTQLRQSLYEDLTDRQRAVLEAAYHRGYFEWPRDASGEELADSLGIAPATFAQHLRKAEQVVVDSLLSSSLPA, encoded by the coding sequence GTGTCAAACGTCACGTCCGAACCGACCGCCGACGGGCAGATCACCTTCGACCACGTCGTTGCGACCAGCGACCGGGCACACCTCGTCTACGGGACGATGACCCCCGACGCCCGGGCGACGCTCGACGCCCTGGCAGACCAGGCTGCCGACCTGGATTCGATGACGGTGATCTCCGAAGCCGACGACAGGGTGCGGTTTGAGGCACGGTTCGCCGAACTCCCCCTTCGCTCCGCCGTGGCCTCACGGGGCGGCTCCGTCGAGGAGGTTCGACTCGAAGACGGCGATCTTCATCTGCAGTTCCATCTCCCGCCGAGCGTCGACGTACCTGCGCTCACTGAGACGGTCCACGCCACGTATCCGACCGTCCAGTTTCTCGCCAAGCGCCAGGTCCCACGCCCCCGGGACTCGGTAACACAGCTGCGACAATCGCTCTATGAGGACCTCACCGACCGCCAGCGGGCGGTCCTCGAAGCCGCCTACCACCGGGGCTACTTCGAGTGGCCGCGAGACGCCTCCGGCGAGGAGCTCGCCGACTCGCTGGGGATCGCCCCAGCGACGTTCGCCCAGCACCTTCGGAAGGCCGAACAGGTCGTGGTAGACTCGCTTCTCTCTTCCTCTCTGCCAGCCTAA
- a CDS encoding gamma-glutamyltransferase family protein — MTLNRRDVLKGTAGALAAAGLLSQTTAAQADWEDELARTIPDPEDVPLARSEGGVAATSHPLATEAAIEILEDGGNAFDAAVAAQLALSVVEPNGTGLSGEAVMQAYVAEEDVTYVVNGMERAAGAAEPDMFLDDDGNYLGRREIYDRGLAHGVPGSIRLDDTALKRWGTKYFDEVTQPAIELAEEGWELDRELSLRIHQTQDTLNEAARDVYLDDDGEPLQPGDLLVQADLGKSLRLIAEGGSEVFYHGEIAEAATEFIQDLGGVTTLDDYRRYQVSVDHPVWFEYDGYQVSSEYNVGLALRLLEGFDLDALDPRDPDRYHLLLEAMDLANSDVGAHLADTDFVDVPTQGLLSDSYTTERRSLIDFDEVSSAGAGDPWAHQPGDAYQTDGHVPQTREPRTNHLVVADDEGNVVGLTSTLGVGWVAGNMVPGYGFMLSVIQSYFPLSGSNAIEPNKREVAGALAMTPTFVYEDGVPIASFDSPGALYSAPLQVLVNVFEHDMGLAEAIAEPRVQGASWEDGVTEEVREALEAKGHGFASDWSDIGSVQAIVRDRRGRGRDVWTAAADPRRDGDAGAVDDGRGPPGRGT; from the coding sequence ATGACACTGAATCGACGAGACGTACTGAAAGGAACGGCCGGCGCGCTCGCAGCTGCCGGCCTGCTCTCGCAGACGACTGCCGCCCAAGCGGACTGGGAGGACGAACTCGCCAGAACGATCCCCGACCCCGAGGACGTCCCCCTCGCCCGATCCGAAGGGGGCGTTGCGGCCACCTCTCACCCGCTGGCGACCGAGGCCGCCATCGAGATCCTCGAAGACGGCGGTAACGCTTTTGATGCGGCCGTCGCCGCCCAGCTCGCGCTCAGCGTCGTCGAACCGAACGGAACCGGCCTGAGCGGCGAGGCCGTCATGCAAGCGTACGTCGCCGAGGAGGACGTCACCTACGTCGTCAACGGCATGGAGCGCGCGGCGGGCGCTGCCGAGCCCGACATGTTCCTCGACGACGACGGGAACTACCTGGGTAGGCGCGAAATCTACGACCGCGGGCTGGCCCACGGCGTCCCTGGCTCGATCCGGCTCGACGACACCGCCCTCAAGCGCTGGGGGACGAAGTACTTCGACGAGGTAACCCAGCCGGCGATCGAGCTGGCCGAGGAGGGCTGGGAACTCGATCGCGAGCTCTCACTCAGGATCCACCAGACCCAGGACACCCTCAACGAGGCCGCCCGCGACGTCTATCTCGACGACGATGGCGAGCCCCTCCAGCCAGGCGACCTGCTCGTCCAGGCGGACCTGGGGAAGTCGCTGCGGCTCATCGCCGAGGGCGGTTCCGAGGTGTTCTACCATGGCGAGATCGCCGAAGCCGCAACGGAGTTCATCCAGGACCTCGGTGGGGTCACGACGCTCGACGACTACAGGCGGTACCAGGTCTCCGTCGACCACCCGGTCTGGTTCGAGTACGACGGCTACCAGGTCTCCTCGGAGTACAACGTCGGGCTCGCGCTGCGGTTGCTCGAGGGCTTCGACCTCGACGCACTCGACCCGCGTGATCCCGACCGCTACCACCTGTTACTCGAAGCAATGGACCTCGCGAACTCGGACGTCGGGGCTCACCTCGCGGACACGGACTTCGTCGACGTCCCGACGCAGGGCCTGCTGAGCGACTCCTACACCACGGAACGCCGTTCCCTGATCGACTTCGACGAGGTCAGCAGCGCAGGCGCGGGCGACCCCTGGGCCCACCAACCTGGCGACGCCTACCAGACGGACGGGCACGTACCCCAGACGCGTGAGCCCCGCACCAACCACCTTGTCGTCGCGGACGACGAGGGCAACGTCGTCGGTCTAACCAGCACCCTCGGCGTCGGCTGGGTGGCCGGTAACATGGTCCCCGGCTACGGCTTCATGCTCTCGGTGATCCAGTCGTACTTCCCGCTCTCGGGGAGCAACGCAATCGAGCCGAACAAGCGCGAGGTGGCGGGCGCGCTGGCCATGACACCGACGTTCGTCTACGAGGACGGCGTTCCGATCGCCTCCTTCGACTCGCCCGGCGCGCTCTACTCCGCACCGCTGCAGGTGCTCGTCAACGTCTTCGAACACGACATGGGCCTCGCCGAGGCCATCGCCGAACCTCGCGTGCAGGGGGCGTCGTGGGAGGACGGCGTCACCGAGGAGGTCCGTGAGGCCCTCGAAGCGAAGGGCCACGGCTTCGCGAGCGACTGGAGCGACATCGGTTCCGTCCAAGCGATCGTCCGCGATCGGCGCGGTCGGGGGCGTGACGTCTGGACCGCCGCGGCCGACCCACGCCGAGACGGCGATGCTGGCGCGGTCGACGACGGTCGCGGGCCGCCGGGGCGAGGTACCTGA